Within the Emticicia oligotrophica DSM 17448 genome, the region TACGAAGGTGGGGGAGTTGCTTTAAATTCTTTTTCTTCACTGAAACTTTTAGATGGTGACCGTGGACGCCTTAATGCCCAACAAGTGCGTGATGCAATCAATAATCCAGATGATATTCATCAGCCAACTACCAGTTTGGTTTCTTTGGAAAATACCATGAATAAAGGTGGTGGTTGCTATTACAATTTGGCTGATATTGAGCAAATTAAAGCTGTTTGTGATGAAAAAAGCTTGCCTTTACATCTTGATGGAGCAAGATTATTTAACGCTTTGGTAGAAACCAATGAAAGTACACAAACTTATGGGAAGCTATTCGATTCTATTTCTATTTGTTTGTCGAAAGGATTGGGTTGTCCTGTTGGGTCTTTACTTTTAGGAAAAAAAGATTTCATTAAAAAGGCTCGTCGTTCACGTAAGGTAATGGGCGGTGGTTGGCGACAAGCGGGCTTCTTGGCTGCCGCGGGAATTTATGCATTAGAAAATAATATTAATCGTTTGCTTGAAGACCATGCCCGAGCAAAGCAAATCGGTAAGATTTTAGAAGGTCTTCCATTTGTAAAAAGTATTTATCCGATTGATACAAATATTGTTATTTTTGAATTGCCAGAAACAATTCTTGCCAGCGATTTTGTGGCTCGAATGAAAGAACAAAATATTGGGTGTGTGGTATTTGGGAAACACTTGGTTCGATTCGTGACTCACCTTGATTTCACTGATGAACATCTATCGGCGTTTGAAAAAAATATCAGAAAAGTCAATTAAGTTCGTTATGATTGTAGAACAGGTTTTTAACCTGTTTTTGGTATTGATTAAATAATAACAGGTTAGAAACCTGTTCTACAAACCCATAATTGTGAAAAAAAGCTTCGGAATACTCTTTTTTATTTTTATTACTATTCAATCTTTCGCACAAGAAGAAAGAAGAGAAATTTTAAAAGTAAATCTTTCGGCTGCTGCCATGCAAACTGCCACGATTCAATATGAAAAAGTATTTGGACGGCATTTTTCCTTGGCTATAGGTGGTGGATTTCGCCCTAAAAAACTCTTTCCTTATGCCAAAGATTTAGAGAAATACGTAGATTTTGCTGATAATAAGATTGATTATATAAGTTTTGCGAATGTAAGGAAAACTGAGTCAAAAATAGGAATGTACCATCTAACTCCCGAAATGAGATTCTATTTTGGAAATAAAGGAGCTCCTATCGGAACTTATCTTTCAGTATTTGGGAAATATAATCATTTTTACGGTGATGTGCCAGTTTTCATTGATACTGAATATCGCGGAGTTCCTGTCAGATTAGAATTGCCTGTTGATACAAAATTACAAACTACTTCACTTGGGTTGATGATTGGACGTCAGTTTCGTATTGGAGAACGGTTTACTTTTGATTGGTATGTCATTGGTGGGCATTTCGGTAGAGTAAAAGTTCATGGAGAATCAAACCAAAATCTTGAAGGCTTTGATGATGATTTTCGTAAAAATTTAAGAAATAAAATTATTGAAACCTTTAAAATTAATGAAGATTATTTAGGCTTAGTGGTTGATAATCAGGGTGTAAGAATAGATAATGTTCGACAATTGAATTATCTGAATTTACGTGGATTTGGGTTTAATCTGGGTTATAGATTTTGATATTTTGTAGAGACGTCTCATGCAATTTCATTAGAGAGACGTCTCTACTTTTTTATTATAATATTCTAATTCCTCCTTGCAATCCTACCCAAGAAGTAAGTGT harbors:
- a CDS encoding threonine aldolase family protein, whose translation is MFIDLRSDTVTKPSKEMKEAMFMAEVGDDVFGDDPTVLALEAKAAQMFGMEAALFCPSGTMTNQLAIRAHTWPGSEVICDKYSHIYLYEGGGVALNSFSSLKLLDGDRGRLNAQQVRDAINNPDDIHQPTTSLVSLENTMNKGGGCYYNLADIEQIKAVCDEKSLPLHLDGARLFNALVETNESTQTYGKLFDSISICLSKGLGCPVGSLLLGKKDFIKKARRSRKVMGGGWRQAGFLAAAGIYALENNINRLLEDHARAKQIGKILEGLPFVKSIYPIDTNIVIFELPETILASDFVARMKEQNIGCVVFGKHLVRFVTHLDFTDEHLSAFEKNIRKVN
- a CDS encoding DUF3575 domain-containing protein, with translation MKKSFGILFFIFITIQSFAQEERREILKVNLSAAAMQTATIQYEKVFGRHFSLAIGGGFRPKKLFPYAKDLEKYVDFADNKIDYISFANVRKTESKIGMYHLTPEMRFYFGNKGAPIGTYLSVFGKYNHFYGDVPVFIDTEYRGVPVRLELPVDTKLQTTSLGLMIGRQFRIGERFTFDWYVIGGHFGRVKVHGESNQNLEGFDDDFRKNLRNKIIETFKINEDYLGLVVDNQGVRIDNVRQLNYLNLRGFGFNLGYRF